A genomic stretch from Anaerolinea thermophila UNI-1 includes:
- a CDS encoding MFS transporter, giving the protein MSLLTRFKQAPQNLKIFATVSLLAGMAYSIYDSTFNNFLESRFSLTGFQRSFLEFPRELPGFLVVFVSALLWFLCSRRLSAFSFLLSAIGALLLGYFTTSYAVMSIWLFIYSMGMHLFLPLSPTIGMELAHEGQTGRRLGQLNAIRNFAAILGSFLVALGFRFLNFNFKITFTIVAVALFLATLLMLLMDRGRPQPSGVFLKLHKEYRLYYALVVLYGSRKQIFVTFAPWVLVSIFQQPTQLMGTLFTIGGIIGIIFQPFLGWLIDHYGERFVLTAEAVLLAFVCIGYGFSRSFLPENLALLLTIICFLLDQMLMSVSMARATYMRKIAKSPEHVQTTLTAGVTIDHVFSISVALLGGVIWNAFGYQYVFLFGALIAVLNFIVARQIRLPGRETVPVSAD; this is encoded by the coding sequence ATGTCATTGCTGACTCGCTTCAAGCAAGCGCCGCAAAACCTGAAAATTTTTGCCACGGTTTCCCTCTTAGCGGGAATGGCGTACAGTATTTACGATTCCACGTTCAACAACTTTCTGGAATCGCGCTTTTCACTGACCGGATTTCAGCGCTCATTTCTTGAGTTTCCCCGCGAACTTCCCGGTTTCCTGGTCGTTTTTGTCTCTGCTCTTCTGTGGTTTCTGTGCAGTCGCCGCTTGAGCGCTTTCTCATTTCTGCTGAGCGCCATCGGCGCGCTTCTACTGGGATATTTCACCACTAGTTACGCGGTGATGTCCATCTGGCTGTTCATTTACAGCATGGGAATGCATCTCTTTCTGCCACTTTCGCCCACCATCGGCATGGAACTGGCGCACGAAGGACAAACCGGGCGTCGTTTAGGGCAGTTAAATGCGATCCGCAACTTTGCGGCTATTCTGGGCAGTTTCCTGGTGGCTTTGGGCTTTCGATTCCTTAACTTTAATTTCAAAATTACCTTTACCATTGTGGCGGTGGCTTTGTTCCTTGCCACGTTGCTGATGCTTCTGATGGACAGGGGGCGTCCCCAACCTTCGGGGGTTTTCCTGAAACTTCATAAAGAGTATCGCCTGTACTATGCGCTGGTGGTTCTCTACGGTTCTCGCAAGCAAATTTTTGTGACCTTTGCGCCCTGGGTGCTGGTTTCCATCTTCCAGCAACCCACGCAGTTGATGGGTACGCTCTTCACCATCGGCGGAATTATCGGTATCATTTTCCAGCCTTTCCTTGGCTGGCTGATTGATCATTACGGCGAGCGCTTTGTCCTTACCGCTGAGGCGGTGCTGTTAGCCTTTGTCTGCATTGGTTACGGCTTTTCGCGCTCTTTCCTGCCCGAAAACCTTGCCCTTCTTCTCACCATCATCTGCTTCCTGCTGGATCAAATGTTGATGTCGGTCTCCATGGCACGGGCAACCTACATGAGGAAGATTGCCAAGAGCCCTGAGCATGTCCAAACTACGCTCACCGCTGGTGTAACCATTGACCACGTATTTTCCATCTCGGTGGCGTTGCTGGGCGGAGTGATCTGGAATGCCTTCGGATACCAGTATGTTTTCCTGTTCGGGGCGTTGATTGCGGTACTGAACTTCATCGTTGCCCGCCAGATACGCCTGCCCGGACGCGAAACTGTGCCTGTTTCTGCCGATTAA
- a CDS encoding PEP/pyruvate-binding domain-containing protein, whose amino-acid sequence MTAFSPKLVSFYDSSALSLDLSGGKGANLAKLAQAGFPVPQGMILTTPAYLEFVLHNQLEDFIRSTIASLSNPTLEELEKASEAIRAQFRRGQFPDHLKQELLSAYQRMGMPPVAVRSSATTEDLPDLSFAGQQDTFLIVRGETSLLKATIKCWSSLWTARAIGYRLRNQLPQENLALAVIVQSMVESEVSGVMFTANPLTGLRREVVINAILGLGEALVSGRSEPDEYLVQVSPARIISKRLGAKALSLKSESEGGLQEDISDRSSLPALSDTQILALAEMGKQIERLYAFPQDIEWAIQKEQIYILQSRPITSLYPLPENLPEEPLHVFFSVGAVQGMLDPITPLGRDTFAMLFAAGAGLFGYRFTHKTQRALFSAGERLWANITPILRTTFGRKAACGALGWVEPSTRNLLEVLLREPGLQSPHPIVRPITRLRLARFLIPVGFNALLNVIAPHPRRRQLVSRTEALLQQLDTQFQSLEDLPPAQALEHALTIASGYVKKNLPHVFVRLVSIVATGVASLNLIRILCKHVPEGAEGLSREQWTDLPLELTRGLPYNPTTEMDLQLWKIASRAKEDPLSNQMLEQMTATDLAQAYLQHGLPEELQQSISQFLQRYGRRGLAEIDLGRERWKEDPTHIFEVLKSFQKINAQDLTPEQVFTGGEEKVRNALNLILRGVRHTRMGFFKAHIIQFLASRLRALMGMREYPKFFAVRLMGAIRDTLLHIGEQFVQQGFLRSADDVFYLTYDELAEFSQHPEDSQWREIITQRRHTFEREKRRRQIPRLLLSDGRVFYDGIANAETTHARIPGNPVSPGVVEGKVRIVLNPKEANLQPGEILVCPGTDPSWTPLFLSAAGLVMEVGGMMTHGAVVAREYGIPAVVGVARATQRLKTGQRIRVNGSTGWIDLLEEEP is encoded by the coding sequence ATGACTGCGTTCTCACCGAAACTTGTATCCTTTTACGATTCCAGCGCGCTTTCTCTGGATCTAAGTGGAGGCAAAGGGGCAAATCTGGCAAAACTGGCGCAAGCAGGGTTTCCCGTACCTCAAGGAATGATCCTGACCACCCCAGCCTACCTTGAGTTTGTTCTGCATAACCAGCTGGAAGACTTCATCCGCTCCACCATAGCCTCGCTTTCCAATCCAACATTGGAGGAATTGGAGAAAGCCTCAGAAGCCATCCGCGCTCAATTCCGGCGAGGGCAATTTCCTGACCACCTCAAACAAGAGTTGCTGAGTGCCTATCAGCGCATGGGGATGCCCCCCGTTGCCGTGCGCTCTTCAGCAACCACTGAGGATTTACCCGATCTGTCTTTTGCGGGTCAGCAGGACACCTTCCTGATTGTGCGGGGAGAAACCTCTCTGCTGAAAGCCACCATTAAGTGCTGGAGCAGTTTATGGACGGCGCGCGCCATCGGCTACCGTTTGCGCAATCAACTGCCACAGGAAAATCTGGCTCTGGCGGTGATCGTCCAGTCCATGGTGGAAAGCGAAGTTTCCGGCGTCATGTTTACCGCTAACCCGCTGACCGGATTAAGGCGCGAAGTGGTCATCAATGCCATTTTAGGGCTGGGGGAAGCCCTGGTTTCCGGTCGCAGTGAGCCCGATGAATATCTCGTTCAAGTTTCCCCTGCAAGAATTATTTCCAAACGGTTAGGCGCAAAAGCCCTGTCATTGAAGAGTGAAAGCGAAGGCGGTTTACAGGAAGACATCTCCGACCGTTCCAGTCTGCCTGCTCTGAGCGACACCCAAATCCTTGCCCTGGCAGAGATGGGTAAACAAATTGAGCGGTTGTATGCCTTTCCTCAGGATATCGAATGGGCAATCCAGAAGGAACAGATTTACATTCTGCAATCCCGTCCCATTACTTCGCTTTACCCGCTCCCTGAAAACCTGCCTGAAGAGCCTTTACACGTCTTCTTCTCCGTTGGAGCGGTTCAGGGCATGTTAGACCCCATCACCCCCCTGGGGAGAGATACGTTTGCCATGCTGTTTGCCGCTGGTGCCGGATTGTTCGGCTATCGCTTTACTCATAAAACCCAGCGCGCATTGTTCTCAGCAGGTGAACGGTTATGGGCAAATATTACTCCCATCCTGCGCACAACATTTGGAAGGAAGGCAGCCTGTGGAGCGCTGGGATGGGTTGAGCCTTCCACACGCAACCTTCTCGAAGTGCTTTTGAGGGAACCGGGCTTGCAATCCCCGCACCCCATTGTGCGTCCCATCACCCGCTTACGGCTAGCCCGCTTTTTGATTCCCGTAGGTTTCAATGCCCTGCTCAATGTAATTGCTCCCCATCCCCGCCGGCGCCAGTTAGTTTCCAGAACAGAGGCTCTACTTCAGCAATTGGATACTCAATTTCAATCTCTTGAAGACCTGCCCCCCGCACAGGCTTTGGAACATGCGCTTACAATTGCTTCCGGATATGTAAAAAAGAACCTTCCTCATGTGTTTGTGCGACTGGTTTCAATTGTTGCCACAGGGGTCGCCTCTCTGAATCTCATCCGCATCCTCTGCAAGCACGTTCCAGAAGGGGCTGAAGGGCTTTCGCGAGAACAATGGACAGACCTTCCCCTGGAACTGACCCGCGGGCTTCCTTACAACCCCACCACAGAGATGGATTTGCAATTGTGGAAAATTGCCAGCAGGGCAAAGGAAGATCCGCTCTCAAACCAGATGCTCGAGCAAATGACAGCGACCGATTTAGCCCAGGCCTATCTTCAGCATGGCTTACCAGAAGAGTTACAGCAGTCCATTTCCCAATTCTTACAGCGGTACGGAAGGCGCGGGCTTGCCGAGATTGACCTGGGCAGAGAACGCTGGAAAGAAGATCCCACCCATATTTTTGAAGTGCTGAAAAGTTTCCAGAAAATCAACGCTCAGGATTTGACCCCCGAACAAGTCTTTACCGGCGGAGAAGAAAAGGTTCGCAATGCTTTAAATCTGATTTTAAGAGGTGTTCGCCACACGCGGATGGGATTTTTCAAAGCGCACATCATTCAATTTTTAGCCAGCCGGCTACGTGCATTAATGGGCATGCGAGAGTACCCCAAATTCTTTGCTGTGCGGTTGATGGGGGCTATTCGGGATACCTTGCTCCACATCGGCGAGCAATTTGTTCAACAAGGTTTCCTGCGCTCTGCTGATGATGTGTTTTACCTGACTTACGATGAACTTGCCGAATTTTCTCAGCATCCAGAAGACAGCCAATGGCGCGAAATCATCACACAACGACGCCATACGTTTGAACGCGAGAAACGCCGCAGGCAAATTCCCCGCCTGTTGCTCAGCGATGGACGGGTTTTTTATGATGGAATTGCCAACGCAGAAACCACCCATGCACGTATTCCAGGAAACCCGGTTTCGCCAGGCGTGGTTGAAGGGAAGGTACGGATAGTCCTCAACCCCAAGGAAGCCAATTTGCAACCCGGAGAGATTCTGGTTTGTCCCGGCACCGACCCTTCCTGGACGCCGTTGTTCCTCTCGGCAGCCGGGCTGGTGATGGAAGTTGGCGGGATGATGACGCATGGTGCGGTGGTTGCCAGAGAATACGGCATCCCGGCAGTGGTGGGAGTAGCACGAGCGACACAGCGCTTGAAAACCGGTCAACGCATCCGCGTTAACGGTTCTACGGGATGGATTGACCTGCTGGAAGAAGAGCCTTAA